A genome region from Micromonospora inyonensis includes the following:
- a CDS encoding DNA cytosine methyltransferase, translating to MSVAHTTGPRIGSLCSGYGGLDLAVELVLGGHLAWYAETDRHATTVLSHHWPEIPNLGDIRAVDWTQVEPVDILTAGFPCQDISNAGKRVGITGEHSSLWTHVARAVRDLRPPLVFVENVAALLRRGFDVVHADLAALGYDTSWLCLRASDIGAAHRRDRLFLLATPTDRREGGADVADAVRP from the coding sequence GTGAGCGTTGCGCACACCACCGGCCCACGGATCGGATCCCTCTGCAGTGGCTACGGGGGACTTGACCTGGCCGTCGAGCTGGTGCTCGGCGGCCACCTCGCCTGGTACGCCGAGACCGACCGGCACGCCACCACCGTCCTCTCTCACCACTGGCCCGAGATTCCCAACCTCGGTGACATCCGCGCCGTCGACTGGACCCAGGTCGAACCGGTCGACATCCTCACCGCCGGGTTTCCGTGCCAGGACATCAGCAACGCCGGAAAACGCGTCGGCATCACCGGCGAGCACTCCAGCCTCTGGACACACGTGGCCAGAGCCGTTCGCGACCTTCGACCCCCGCTCGTGTTCGTGGAGAACGTCGCCGCGCTCCTGCGCCGGGGCTTCGACGTCGTCCACGCCGACCTGGCCGCGCTCGGGTACGACACGAGCTGGCTATGCCTACGCGCATCCGACATCGGCGCCGCTCACCGACGGGACCGGCTGTTCCTGCTGGCCACCCCCACCGACCGACGGGAAGGGGGTGCGGACGTTGCCGACGCCGTGCGCCCGTGA
- a CDS encoding thiopeptide-type bacteriocin biosynthesis protein, producing the protein MTAPEWRQTTIAFPDPHAAEQAAITHLAPILNEGEARHLITTWFYVRKDNWRLRYLPAATTTDADRYLTSELERLMHGRHIRVAVPGIYEPETHAFGGPEAMDAAHWLWHHDSRYLLTRSIDDISTRQRELSIMLSAAMMRAAGLDWYEQGDVWARVADHRDPPQLDLVDALRNAARRLLTVDPAGLTRREAPLAGCRSLFEAYTSAGDALRQLNQTGRLRRGLRATLAHHVIFTWNRRGVPGMHQAVLAAAAKTIIFGPARTLGALTPGGDS; encoded by the coding sequence ATGACGGCACCCGAATGGCGGCAGACCACCATCGCCTTTCCTGACCCCCATGCCGCAGAGCAGGCAGCCATCACACACCTCGCGCCGATCCTGAACGAAGGCGAAGCCCGCCACCTCATCACCACCTGGTTCTACGTACGCAAGGACAACTGGCGGCTGCGCTACCTCCCCGCCGCCACCACGACCGACGCCGACCGCTACCTGACGAGCGAGCTGGAACGGCTAATGCACGGCCGCCACATCCGCGTCGCCGTCCCCGGCATCTACGAGCCCGAAACCCACGCATTCGGCGGCCCCGAGGCCATGGACGCCGCCCACTGGCTCTGGCACCACGACAGCCGCTACCTACTCACCCGCAGCATCGACGACATATCCACGCGCCAACGCGAGCTGTCGATCATGCTGTCGGCGGCGATGATGCGGGCGGCGGGCCTCGACTGGTATGAGCAAGGCGACGTATGGGCGCGCGTCGCCGACCACCGAGACCCACCCCAGCTCGATCTTGTCGATGCCTTGCGTAACGCCGCGAGAAGGCTCCTCACGGTGGATCCGGCCGGCCTCACCCGCCGCGAAGCGCCGTTGGCCGGTTGCCGCAGCTTGTTCGAGGCTTACACGTCCGCCGGAGACGCCCTCCGGCAGCTCAACCAGACCGGGCGGTTGCGCCGTGGCCTGCGAGCCACCCTCGCACACCACGTGATCTTCACATGGAACCGGCGCGGTGTCCCTGGCATGCACCAGGCGGTCCTCGCCGCTGCCGCCAAGACCATCATCTTCGGCCCCGCCCGCACGCTTGGCGCTCTCACCCCAGGCGGTGACTCATGA
- a CDS encoding DDE-type integrase/transposase/recombinase → MRAAGVVRTVVGWSGTLVLLTDEAGQTEGVRLAHLLSEADFAVLGQRSVAAGVGSAAVLDRLPGEVTERALWWERQVLEVIHGLAPDAPAGAVARPGFDPAVTTVTSREQVKAAELRAAGHAVTVPTLKRQRQRYEAGGVAALVDQRLLRQPSRFGRVDARVVEAVRAAVAEATDDSTRTGGYLLWRARQILDECHHGLVVMPSQATLYRLLDKLAVGLHTTGSARSRRSVASAPSAPFSRPRVFAPGELMEMDSTPLDVLVLLDDGTPGRVELTGVIDVATRTVTAAVLRPTTKSVDASILLARALTPEPMRPGWTQALAMSRSVLPHRRLADIDERLEHAAARPVIVPETIVVDQGSVFLSRNFRSSCAFLGINFQPTHPGSPAEKPHVEKLMSAVGTLFAQFVSGYAGSNTERRGRGLEAKALWSMLELQNLLDEWIVAAWQNRPHDGLRDPATPGRTFTPNEKYATLVESTGYLPVALSGDDYIALLPTCWKAINAYGIKHRHRTYDAEQLNPLRRQPSGNTAHKNLWQVHHDPYDVSRIWIRDPDTGGWITVFWTHLHRDGLPFGELAWDHVRAKLPDATQAEIAEAVQALLRRANRGPDPTPSTSKRDRRVRARTRSTTPPAWPRPEPAATPEPDTGTTPTGAPDGDDTGQALAEVIPLGVFDPYLEATKRW, encoded by the coding sequence GTGCGGGCCGCCGGGGTCGTCCGGACCGTGGTGGGTTGGTCCGGGACGCTGGTGCTGTTGACCGACGAGGCCGGCCAGACCGAGGGAGTCCGGTTGGCTCATCTGCTGTCGGAGGCGGACTTCGCGGTGCTCGGACAGCGCAGCGTCGCCGCTGGGGTGGGGTCGGCGGCCGTGCTGGACCGTCTTCCCGGCGAGGTGACTGAGCGGGCGTTGTGGTGGGAGCGCCAGGTGTTGGAGGTCATCCACGGCCTGGCGCCGGACGCGCCGGCCGGGGCGGTGGCCCGGCCTGGCTTCGATCCGGCGGTGACGACGGTGACCAGTCGGGAGCAGGTCAAGGCCGCCGAACTGCGGGCGGCCGGACACGCGGTAACGGTGCCGACGCTGAAGCGTCAGCGGCAGCGTTACGAGGCCGGCGGGGTCGCGGCGCTGGTCGATCAGCGGCTGTTGCGGCAGCCGTCGCGGTTCGGCCGGGTCGACGCGCGGGTGGTGGAGGCGGTGCGGGCGGCGGTCGCCGAGGCCACCGACGACTCGACCCGCACGGGTGGTTATCTGTTGTGGCGGGCGCGGCAGATCCTTGATGAGTGCCACCACGGCCTGGTGGTGATGCCGTCGCAGGCGACCTTGTATCGGTTGTTGGACAAGCTGGCCGTCGGGCTGCACACGACGGGTTCGGCCCGCAGTCGCCGCTCGGTGGCGTCGGCACCGTCGGCGCCGTTCTCCCGGCCCCGGGTGTTCGCCCCGGGTGAGCTGATGGAGATGGACTCCACACCGCTGGACGTGCTGGTTCTGCTTGACGACGGCACACCGGGGCGCGTGGAGCTGACCGGGGTGATCGACGTGGCCACCAGAACGGTGACCGCGGCGGTGCTGCGCCCCACCACGAAATCGGTCGACGCCAGCATCCTGCTGGCCCGGGCCCTGACACCGGAGCCGATGCGGCCCGGCTGGACGCAGGCTTTGGCGATGTCGAGGTCGGTGTTGCCGCACCGGCGGCTGGCCGACATCGACGAGCGGCTCGAACACGCCGCGGCCCGTCCGGTCATCGTTCCGGAGACGATCGTGGTCGACCAGGGCAGCGTGTTCCTGTCGCGCAACTTCCGCTCGTCCTGCGCGTTCCTGGGGATCAACTTTCAGCCCACCCACCCCGGCTCGCCGGCGGAGAAGCCGCACGTCGAGAAGCTGATGTCGGCGGTCGGGACGCTGTTCGCCCAGTTCGTGTCCGGCTACGCCGGTTCCAACACGGAACGGCGGGGCCGCGGCCTGGAGGCCAAGGCGTTGTGGTCGATGCTGGAACTGCAGAACCTGCTCGACGAGTGGATCGTCGCGGCCTGGCAGAACCGCCCCCACGACGGCCTGCGCGACCCGGCCACGCCGGGACGCACGTTCACCCCGAACGAGAAGTACGCGACGCTGGTCGAGTCGACCGGCTACCTGCCGGTCGCGTTGTCCGGCGACGACTACATCGCGCTGCTGCCGACCTGCTGGAAGGCGATCAACGCCTACGGCATCAAGCACCGGCACCGCACCTACGACGCCGAACAGCTCAACCCGCTGCGCCGGCAGCCGTCGGGAAACACCGCCCACAAGAACCTGTGGCAGGTCCACCACGACCCCTACGACGTGTCCCGGATCTGGATACGTGACCCGGATACCGGCGGCTGGATCACCGTGTTCTGGACGCACCTGCACCGCGACGGGCTGCCGTTCGGGGAACTGGCCTGGGACCACGTCCGCGCGAAGCTGCCCGACGCCACGCAAGCCGAGATCGCCGAGGCGGTGCAGGCACTGCTGCGACGCGCCAACCGCGGCCCCGACCCGACGCCTTCGACGTCCAAGCGGGACCGGCGGGTCCGCGCCCGCACCCGCTCCACCACCCCACCGGCCTGGCCACGTCCCGAACCGGCGGCCACGCCGGAGCCCGACACCGGCACCACCCCCACCGGCGCACCCGACGGCGACGACACCGGGCAAGCACTGGCCGAGGTCATCCCTCTCGGCGTGTTCGACCCATACCTGGAGGCAACGAAACGATGGTGA
- a CDS encoding TnsA-like heteromeric transposase endonuclease subunit — protein MRRHLPDYFVRLEDGSGLVIDVRPDERVKVRDAEAFAVTAAACRTVGWRFRRIGVMESVFAANVRWLSRYRHPRCGRREDVTARLLEVFAQPAPLFEGAGRAGDRLLVLPVLFHLLWRHVLTGDLVGALLGPATVVRASGSSW, from the coding sequence GTGCGCCGGCATTTGCCGGACTACTTCGTCCGCCTCGAGGACGGCAGTGGGTTGGTGATCGACGTGCGCCCTGATGAGCGGGTCAAGGTTCGCGATGCGGAGGCGTTCGCGGTGACGGCCGCAGCGTGTCGGACGGTCGGCTGGCGGTTTCGTCGGATCGGTGTCATGGAGTCGGTGTTCGCGGCGAACGTGCGCTGGCTGTCGCGGTATCGGCATCCGCGTTGCGGCCGGCGCGAGGACGTCACAGCCCGGTTGTTGGAGGTGTTCGCCCAGCCGGCGCCGTTGTTCGAGGGCGCTGGGCGGGCCGGGGATCGGCTGTTGGTTCTGCCGGTGCTGTTCCACCTGCTCTGGCGGCACGTGCTGACGGGGGATCTGGTCGGTGCGCTGCTGGGCCCGGCGACGGTGGTGCGGGCGTCGGGGTCGTCGTGGTGA
- a CDS encoding lanthionine synthetase C family protein, with product MTPPAITSSLDLLAAVCARLASPSIVGPSLDGRTRPQSLAGGAVGIALLHIERAVSGHGDEATAHRWIRAAGSEPVSIGRNSDPFHGAPALAFMLHTARPLGGYRRAFASLNDATITLTRQRLAAAHARIDRREPLTMYEFDLVHGLTGLGLYHLHAHPDHPLSQDLVGYLARITEPLSGTTAQPPWWLPSGLGGTPHPDFPHGHGNIGTAHGISAVIALLAYAILHGHDTPAARDALADLCDWTDHHRQEDPAAIWWPGYVAPDTTPRRHRPSWCYGTPGIARAQQLAGIAQRDTTRQQQAENAMLAALRDTTQRDRLPEIGLCHGKAGLLQSACRMAAISTGPHRSAQLTAQLPGLAAELSSQLAADIHGDPELMNGTAGAALALHTAVIGAPATGWDAFLALA from the coding sequence ATGACACCCCCGGCCATCACTAGCTCCTTGGACCTGCTCGCGGCGGTCTGCGCCAGACTCGCCAGCCCCTCCATCGTCGGCCCGTCACTCGACGGGCGGACCCGACCACAATCGCTGGCCGGAGGCGCGGTGGGCATCGCCCTCCTGCACATCGAGCGAGCCGTCTCCGGACACGGCGACGAAGCCACCGCCCACCGCTGGATACGCGCCGCAGGTAGCGAGCCGGTCAGCATCGGCCGCAACTCCGACCCCTTCCATGGCGCCCCCGCGCTGGCGTTCATGCTGCACACCGCCCGCCCCCTCGGCGGCTACCGCCGCGCCTTCGCCAGCCTCAACGACGCCACGATCACCCTCACGCGCCAACGGCTGGCCGCCGCCCATGCCCGCATCGACCGCCGTGAACCACTGACCATGTACGAGTTCGACCTGGTCCACGGTCTGACCGGGCTCGGCCTCTACCACCTACACGCCCACCCCGACCACCCGCTCAGCCAGGACCTGGTCGGCTACCTCGCCCGCATCACCGAACCCCTCAGCGGCACCACCGCCCAACCGCCGTGGTGGCTGCCCTCCGGGCTCGGCGGAACACCCCACCCCGACTTCCCCCACGGCCACGGCAACATCGGCACCGCCCACGGCATCAGCGCGGTCATCGCCCTGCTCGCCTACGCCATCCTCCACGGCCACGACACTCCCGCAGCCCGCGACGCTCTCGCCGACCTGTGCGACTGGACCGACCACCACCGCCAAGAGGACCCGGCTGCAATCTGGTGGCCCGGCTACGTCGCCCCCGACACCACCCCACGGCGACACCGACCCTCCTGGTGCTACGGCACCCCAGGCATCGCCCGCGCCCAGCAACTCGCCGGCATCGCCCAACGCGACACCACCCGCCAGCAACAGGCGGAGAACGCGATGCTCGCCGCACTACGCGACACCACCCAGCGCGACCGACTCCCCGAGATCGGCCTCTGCCACGGCAAAGCCGGACTCCTCCAATCCGCCTGCCGCATGGCCGCCATCAGCACCGGCCCACACCGCTCGGCCCAGCTCACCGCTCAGCTACCTGGCCTTGCCGCAGAGCTCTCCAGCCAGCTCGCCGCCGACATCCACGGCGACCCCGAGTTGATGAACGGCACCGCCGGAGCCGCGCTCGCCCTCCACACCGCCGTCATCGGCGCCCCGGCCACCGGCTGGGACGCCTTCCTCGCCCTCGCCTGA
- a CDS encoding tyrosine-type recombinase/integrase has protein sequence MPDGSIFKRCGCRHPDTGKPYGNDCPKLRRANRAWSSDHGHWTYQLELPPTAGGQRRQLRRSGLPTRQAAADELDHARALLALAPREDRRRRTEIGDLLQTAVRAKRPLPDVDRIRQRLRGGGALTDMPTVGDYLTGWLTHLSVDDNTVRGYESIVRVHLIPHLGDVPLDKLRTTHIRGMFAAIERRNDDIRTAKASPDPAVRSSVTGVRPTGPTTRQRIRACLRKAINDALADELIVGTNPATLVKVPGDRPLPIIWEDERVQHWKATGKVPGPVMVWTDAQVVEFLDYAAQHAPDLYPMWHYMAYRGPRRGEACGLRDSEVRLQRRETTINNQIATHGYTPVQKPPKSRAGNRDVVLDADTAKVLAAYRARRAEWRLAAGAAWPDTGLFFVRPDGRPWHPNAVTQRFRKLIRKAGLPPIRLHDLRHSAATLALDAGVDIKVVSVQLGHSTTTLTRDTYQSVSKELHHEAADAVANKIKNKRRKTA, from the coding sequence ATGCCTGACGGAAGCATCTTCAAACGCTGCGGCTGCCGCCACCCCGACACCGGCAAGCCCTACGGAAACGACTGCCCGAAACTGCGCCGCGCGAACCGCGCCTGGAGTTCCGACCACGGCCACTGGACCTACCAACTCGAACTGCCACCCACCGCCGGTGGCCAGCGTCGGCAACTACGCCGCTCCGGCCTGCCCACCCGGCAGGCCGCCGCCGACGAACTCGACCACGCCCGCGCACTGCTCGCCCTCGCACCCCGAGAAGATCGCCGACGACGCACCGAGATCGGCGACCTGCTCCAGACCGCCGTACGCGCCAAACGGCCCCTGCCCGACGTCGACCGCATCCGTCAGCGGCTGCGCGGCGGCGGTGCCCTCACGGACATGCCCACCGTCGGCGACTACCTCACCGGCTGGCTGACCCACCTGAGCGTGGACGACAACACCGTGCGCGGCTACGAATCGATCGTCCGCGTGCACCTCATTCCACACCTGGGTGACGTCCCGCTGGACAAGCTCCGCACCACCCACATCCGGGGCATGTTCGCCGCGATCGAACGCCGCAACGACGACATCCGCACGGCGAAGGCCAGCCCCGACCCGGCCGTCCGGAGCTCCGTCACAGGAGTACGGCCCACCGGCCCCACCACACGCCAGCGCATCCGCGCCTGCCTGCGCAAGGCCATCAACGATGCCCTCGCCGACGAACTGATCGTCGGCACCAACCCCGCCACCCTGGTCAAGGTTCCCGGCGACCGGCCCCTACCGATCATCTGGGAAGACGAACGCGTCCAACACTGGAAGGCAACCGGCAAAGTCCCCGGACCGGTGATGGTGTGGACCGATGCCCAGGTCGTGGAGTTCCTCGACTACGCCGCCCAGCACGCCCCCGACCTGTACCCCATGTGGCACTACATGGCCTACCGCGGACCCCGACGCGGCGAGGCCTGCGGACTACGCGACAGCGAGGTACGCCTGCAACGCCGGGAAACCACCATCAACAACCAGATCGCCACCCACGGCTACACCCCCGTGCAGAAACCCCCGAAGAGCAGAGCCGGCAACCGAGACGTCGTCCTCGACGCCGACACCGCCAAGGTCCTCGCCGCCTACAGGGCCCGCCGCGCCGAATGGCGCCTCGCCGCCGGCGCGGCCTGGCCCGACACCGGACTGTTCTTCGTCCGCCCCGACGGACGCCCCTGGCACCCCAACGCCGTCACCCAACGATTCCGCAAACTCATCCGCAAAGCCGGACTACCACCCATCCGTCTACACGACCTGCGCCACAGCGCCGCCACCTTGGCCCTCGACGCCGGCGTCGACATCAAAGTCGTCTCCGTACAACTCGGCCACTCCACCACCACCCTCACCCGCGACACCTACCAGAGCGTCAGCAAGGAACTCCACCACGAGGCCGCCGACGCCGTCGCCAACAAGATCAAAAACAAGCGCCGCAAGACCGCATAA
- a CDS encoding helix-turn-helix domain-containing protein, translating into MTMRSSGRTRPAPQPAEKPAATEPQQVWTAERIRALGASTDLATAASVLGMSRSTAYKLIRRDAFPVPYFRIGAHYRIPTTPLLAALHLLDTPNDEGSTGTDVPT; encoded by the coding sequence ATGACCATGCGATCGTCCGGACGCACCCGTCCGGCACCACAGCCGGCTGAAAAGCCCGCCGCCACCGAGCCGCAGCAGGTATGGACAGCCGAACGGATCCGCGCCCTGGGAGCCAGCACCGACCTCGCCACCGCGGCCTCGGTGCTGGGCATGTCCCGCTCCACGGCCTACAAGCTGATCCGCCGCGACGCGTTCCCCGTGCCGTACTTCCGGATCGGCGCCCACTACCGGATACCCACCACGCCGTTGCTGGCCGCCCTGCACCTGCTCGACACGCCCAATGACGAAGGGTCCACCGGGACCGACGTTCCCACGTAG
- a CDS encoding TRM11 family SAM-dependent methyltransferase, translating to MIAVPEHTATGHPDPNEPHVPRPAASEDYPGRHRADPGGLSVWATAQSTGPVQRRGRYVPESVKHPARMLPAIAAHAVRAYTQPGDLVLDPMCGIGTTLVEAVHAGRDAFGIEYEPRWSNIADANIRHAHDQGAIGRASVIRGDATRLMSLVPAALNGQVALVVTSPPYGPTVHGLVRPGADGVVKYDDRYGEDKGNLAYRDLTGLADGFAQILAGCATLLRPGGAVVVTARPWRKRGELVDLPSAVIAAGLRAGLTPTERCVALLAAVRDGHLVARPSFFQLQQVRKARAGGVPMHLIAHEDVLIFIKGPSGSGTEVVA from the coding sequence GTGATCGCCGTGCCTGAGCACACCGCCACCGGCCACCCCGACCCGAACGAGCCGCACGTCCCCCGCCCCGCCGCCAGCGAGGACTACCCGGGCCGGCATCGGGCCGACCCCGGCGGCCTGTCCGTCTGGGCCACCGCCCAGTCCACCGGACCCGTCCAGCGACGCGGCCGGTACGTGCCGGAGTCGGTCAAGCACCCCGCCCGGATGCTGCCCGCGATCGCCGCCCACGCCGTGCGCGCCTACACCCAGCCCGGTGATCTGGTCCTGGACCCGATGTGCGGCATCGGCACCACCTTGGTCGAAGCGGTCCACGCCGGCCGCGACGCCTTCGGTATCGAGTACGAACCGCGGTGGAGCAACATCGCCGACGCCAACATCCGCCACGCTCACGACCAGGGCGCGATTGGCCGGGCATCGGTGATCCGCGGCGACGCGACCCGACTGATGTCCCTCGTCCCAGCAGCGCTCAACGGGCAGGTGGCCCTCGTCGTCACCTCACCGCCCTACGGGCCGACGGTGCACGGCCTGGTCCGTCCCGGCGCGGACGGGGTCGTCAAGTACGACGACCGGTACGGCGAGGACAAGGGCAACCTCGCCTACCGCGACCTGACCGGCCTCGCCGACGGATTCGCCCAGATCCTGGCCGGCTGCGCCACCCTGCTCCGCCCCGGAGGGGCGGTCGTGGTCACCGCCCGCCCGTGGCGCAAACGAGGCGAACTGGTCGACCTGCCCAGCGCCGTCATCGCCGCCGGCCTACGCGCTGGCCTGACCCCGACCGAGCGGTGCGTCGCGCTGCTCGCCGCCGTCCGCGACGGGCACCTCGTCGCCCGCCCGTCCTTCTTTCAACTCCAGCAGGTGCGCAAGGCCAGGGCCGGTGGGGTGCCGATGCACCTCATCGCCCACGAGGACGTCCTGATCTTCATTAAGGGGCCGTCGGGAAGCGGAACCGAGGTGGTGGCGTGA
- the fxlM gene encoding methyltransferase, FxLD system, translating into MTATSEPRAQDPAVLRAAMVSELREDTIASEALAGAFSVVPRHLFAPGEPLEMVYDSDTALVTKTSSDGTALSSVSAAHIQAVMLEQAEIEPGMRVLEIGSGGYNAALIAELVGPDGSITSVDIDPEIVARARAFLRAAGYARVRVMQADAEYGVPSHAPYDRIIVTVGAWDIPPAWIDQLSTQGRIVVPLRFAGLTRCVAFDRAETGLVSRSYCLGGFVPMQGEGTFTATRVPIDGDATLRLDGPNPGFDVPALRKAIHGPRIERWSGAAFDLPDELELFVVTSAPQVPFLYASQRLVDQGVFTPAVTFGAAILLEGASFAYRTKRENENTGGWESGVFAYGPHAEAVAERYVELLRRWATEYRRRGTARIDYIPAAASGGTPTGWYAPKRHGVVAVSWP; encoded by the coding sequence ATGACAGCCACAAGCGAGCCACGTGCTCAGGATCCTGCGGTGTTGCGGGCGGCGATGGTGTCCGAGCTGCGGGAGGACACCATCGCATCGGAGGCCCTGGCCGGGGCGTTCTCTGTCGTCCCACGCCATCTGTTCGCTCCCGGCGAGCCATTGGAGATGGTGTACGACTCGGATACCGCGCTGGTGACGAAGACCAGTTCCGACGGCACGGCGCTCAGCTCCGTCTCGGCCGCGCACATCCAGGCCGTGATGCTGGAGCAGGCCGAGATCGAGCCGGGTATGCGGGTACTGGAGATCGGCTCGGGTGGGTACAACGCGGCCCTGATCGCGGAGCTGGTCGGTCCTGACGGCTCGATCACGTCGGTGGACATCGACCCCGAGATCGTCGCTCGGGCCCGTGCCTTCCTGCGGGCAGCCGGCTACGCGCGGGTGCGGGTAATGCAGGCTGACGCCGAGTACGGCGTGCCGTCGCACGCGCCGTATGACCGGATCATCGTCACGGTGGGAGCGTGGGACATCCCACCGGCCTGGATCGACCAGCTCTCCACTCAGGGCAGAATCGTCGTGCCGCTGCGGTTCGCCGGGCTGACCCGCTGCGTCGCGTTCGACCGGGCTGAGACCGGACTGGTCAGCCGCAGCTACTGCCTCGGCGGTTTCGTGCCGATGCAGGGCGAGGGCACGTTCACCGCAACGCGTGTGCCGATCGACGGCGACGCGACCCTGCGCCTCGACGGGCCCAACCCGGGCTTCGACGTGCCGGCGCTGCGCAAGGCGATCCACGGGCCAAGGATCGAGCGATGGTCCGGGGCGGCGTTCGACCTGCCCGACGAGCTCGAGTTGTTTGTGGTGACAAGCGCGCCGCAGGTGCCGTTCCTCTACGCCAGCCAACGCCTGGTGGACCAAGGCGTGTTCACGCCGGCGGTGACCTTCGGCGCTGCCATCCTGCTCGAGGGTGCCAGCTTCGCCTACCGCACCAAGCGCGAGAACGAGAACACCGGCGGGTGGGAAAGCGGTGTCTTCGCGTACGGGCCACACGCCGAAGCCGTCGCCGAGCGGTACGTGGAGCTGCTGCGACGCTGGGCAACGGAGTACCGCCGTCGCGGGACCGCGCGTATCGATTACATCCCCGCCGCTGCGAGCGGGGGCACACCGACTGGCTGGTACGCGCCGAAGCGCCACGGCGTCGTCGCGGTTTCCTGGCCCTGA